The Planctomycetota bacterium DNA window TTCTGCAACGTGCCGATCCGCTGGCACGACAACATCCCGATCCTCAGCTACCTGCTGCTCGGGCGGCGCTGCCGCTTCTGCGGCATCCGCATCTCGCCGCGCTACGCGCTGGTGGAGGCGCTCACGGGGGGGCTCTTCGCCTACGTGACGTGGCGGCTGGCAGGGGGCGCGCAGGCGGACTATGCTCGACTGGGCGTCTACGCGGCTCTGACGGCGGCGCTGGTGGCGGCGAGCTTCATTGACATCGAGTTCCGCATCATCCCCGACGAGATCAGCCTGCCCGGCGCCCTGCTGGCGCCGCTGGCGAGCGTGGTGTGGCCCTCGCTGCACGAGATTGGCGAGCCGATTCTCGTCCGGCCCCTGGCCGGCCTGGCCGGGCTGACGCCGCTGGCGGCCCCGCGGGGATGCGCGCTCGTGGCCTCGCTGCTCGGCCTGGCCGTAGGGGC harbors:
- a CDS encoding prepilin peptidase, yielding MLTSSVVLACAFAFMLGAVTGSFLNVCIHRLPRGFLLHKPPSHCPFCNVPIRWHDNIPILSYLLLGRRCRFCGIRISPRYALVEALTGGLFAYVTWRLAGGAQADYARLGVYAALTAALVAASFIDIEFRIIPDEISLPGALLAPLASVVWPSLHEIGEPILVRPLAGLAGLTPLAAPRGCALVASLLGLAVGAGVIWVLGVVGRAAFRKEAMGFGDVKLMAMAGGVLGWKLALLGIVLGAFVGAAGGLLMLLRTRDTRLPFGPYLSIGCFAAMLHAQDIAALFDRLASALQPTLQ